From one Phytohabitans houttuyneae genomic stretch:
- a CDS encoding DUF6912 family protein yields MPDQLIRVYVPATLAMLSALRERGEISGAEAHAVTPALREWYAEGDEEELEYVAFTRAAQGALRLLRHDPGAPRRRVVISADLPAGAVTREDRELGSSEVRLAAPVPLAAVAAIHIDGQGAADDIAAAADVVEEALAGDPDAQFTVDGAEDHELEWYDVSELETIA; encoded by the coding sequence GTGCCAGATCAGCTCATCCGGGTCTATGTCCCGGCGACGCTTGCCATGCTCTCGGCGCTCCGCGAGCGGGGTGAGATAAGCGGGGCGGAGGCACACGCCGTGACGCCCGCGCTCCGCGAGTGGTACGCGGAGGGCGACGAGGAGGAGCTGGAGTACGTCGCGTTCACCCGCGCCGCACAGGGCGCGCTCCGCCTGCTCCGCCACGACCCGGGCGCGCCCCGCCGGCGCGTGGTGATCTCGGCCGACCTGCCGGCGGGCGCGGTGACCCGCGAAGACCGCGAGCTGGGCTCGAGCGAGGTGCGGCTGGCGGCTCCCGTCCCGCTCGCCGCCGTGGCCGCGATCCACATCGACGGCCAAGGCGCGGCCGACGACATCGCCGCCGCCGCGGACGTGGTCGAGGAGGCGCTGGCCGGCGACCCGGACGCCCAGTTCACGGTGGATGGCGCCGAGGACCACGAGCTCGAGTGGTACGACGTGAGCGAGCTGGAGACGATCGCCTAA
- a CDS encoding helicase-associated domain-containing protein — translation MTSPLVRWLASLPAADLAAVLARRPEALDRPQVSSLTGLAGRLQDADAVMMTAGALPLPAVQVVEALQAFGGPLVALDKLAAAFGRKPDDPELAATLTVLAQRALVWPDGDELRMAGPLWSAFEHPLHLGLPARRLLEGAPIPELQEIAAALGLPRGRTRATALAGVCAALADGERVRSIVASAPVAARDLLTKVAWDGPMVAIGIYDRPANGPVAWAVRHGLLVSDGWQHAQMPGEVGMALRGPEWRAPFDPLPPSPDLVDVAPEAVTREAAAAATTAVEQASALLGAIAASPVALLKSGGVGSRELRRLAKSVGCGEPEVRLWLELSYAASLVGVSEMRVLPTEAYDKWCAAEPAGRLAPLLRVWPHLPAAPLAVDGSAALIRDAVGMAAYDLRPALLQAAAELPDGKGAAGGLADVLGWRLPMLSGDPGLLESLWREAHLVGALAHGALTPIGKALLAGTAPEAAVAALLPAAVAQAVFQNDLTALVPGAPAASLAALLDTSAVRESGGGAVTWRFSPASVRAALDAGHTPDGLLTDLRAAAVGGTVPQVLEYLVGDVGRQHGRVRVRGVGCVMRADDPTLLAEIAGARSLRQLGLTVLAPTVLASTQGPAETLAALRAAGYAPSGEDADGVATVERAPRHRVPTPRRPESRSRPPRNPADVAALAARLLSSYVEEATEAPLRPTPMSVARDVRDHAAHLTTPQRLLLVGAVSQGTAIEIFYTDGDGESTRRVIEPTELDGPKLSAWCQLRDDERVFLLSRIESVSAVG, via the coding sequence GTGACCTCACCTCTGGTGCGATGGCTCGCCAGCCTCCCCGCCGCCGACCTCGCCGCCGTCCTGGCCCGCCGCCCCGAGGCGCTGGACCGGCCACAGGTGTCCAGCTTGACCGGTCTGGCCGGACGGTTGCAGGACGCGGACGCCGTGATGATGACGGCCGGCGCGCTGCCGCTACCGGCTGTGCAGGTGGTGGAGGCGCTTCAGGCCTTCGGCGGGCCGCTGGTCGCGCTCGACAAGCTCGCCGCCGCCTTCGGGCGCAAGCCGGACGACCCCGAGCTCGCCGCGACCCTCACGGTGCTCGCCCAGCGGGCCCTTGTCTGGCCGGACGGCGACGAGCTGCGCATGGCCGGTCCGCTGTGGAGCGCGTTCGAGCATCCGCTCCACCTCGGGCTGCCGGCCCGCCGCCTCCTCGAGGGCGCACCGATCCCCGAGCTGCAGGAGATCGCTGCCGCGCTCGGGCTGCCCCGCGGGCGTACCCGAGCAACCGCCCTTGCCGGCGTCTGCGCCGCGCTGGCCGACGGCGAGCGCGTCCGTTCCATCGTCGCGTCCGCCCCCGTGGCGGCGCGCGACCTGCTCACGAAGGTCGCGTGGGACGGGCCCATGGTGGCCATCGGCATCTACGACCGTCCCGCCAACGGCCCGGTCGCCTGGGCGGTGCGCCACGGCCTGCTGGTCTCCGACGGCTGGCAGCACGCGCAGATGCCGGGCGAGGTCGGTATGGCGCTGCGCGGGCCGGAGTGGCGGGCGCCGTTCGACCCGCTGCCGCCCTCGCCCGACCTCGTCGACGTCGCGCCGGAGGCCGTGACGCGGGAGGCGGCCGCGGCGGCCACCACCGCGGTGGAGCAGGCCTCCGCGCTGCTCGGCGCCATCGCCGCGTCGCCCGTCGCGCTGCTCAAGTCCGGCGGCGTGGGCTCGCGGGAGCTGCGGCGGCTGGCCAAGTCGGTCGGCTGCGGCGAGCCGGAGGTACGGCTGTGGCTCGAGCTGTCGTACGCGGCCAGCCTGGTGGGCGTCTCCGAGATGCGGGTGCTGCCCACGGAGGCGTACGACAAGTGGTGTGCCGCCGAGCCGGCCGGCCGCCTCGCGCCGCTGCTGCGCGTGTGGCCGCACCTTCCGGCCGCGCCGCTGGCGGTCGACGGCTCGGCCGCACTGATCCGGGACGCGGTGGGGATGGCCGCGTACGACCTGCGCCCAGCCCTGCTCCAGGCGGCGGCCGAGCTGCCCGACGGAAAGGGCGCCGCCGGCGGGCTCGCGGACGTGCTCGGGTGGCGGCTGCCGATGCTTTCCGGCGACCCCGGCCTGCTCGAATCGCTGTGGCGCGAGGCGCATCTCGTCGGGGCGCTGGCGCACGGCGCGCTGACGCCGATCGGCAAGGCACTGCTCGCCGGCACCGCACCCGAGGCGGCGGTCGCGGCCCTGCTCCCGGCGGCCGTCGCGCAGGCCGTGTTCCAGAACGACCTCACCGCCCTCGTGCCGGGCGCTCCCGCCGCGTCGCTCGCCGCGCTGCTCGACACGTCCGCGGTCCGCGAGTCCGGCGGCGGGGCGGTCACGTGGCGGTTCTCACCCGCGTCGGTACGCGCGGCTCTCGACGCCGGCCACACGCCGGACGGGCTGCTCACCGACCTCCGCGCCGCGGCGGTCGGTGGCACTGTCCCGCAGGTGCTGGAGTACCTGGTCGGTGACGTCGGCCGCCAGCACGGCCGGGTGCGCGTGCGCGGCGTCGGTTGCGTCATGCGCGCCGACGACCCCACGCTCCTCGCGGAGATCGCCGGCGCGCGGTCATTGCGCCAGCTGGGGCTCACCGTGCTCGCGCCCACGGTGCTCGCCAGTACGCAGGGCCCGGCCGAGACCCTCGCCGCGCTGCGCGCCGCCGGGTACGCGCCGTCGGGCGAAGACGCCGACGGCGTCGCCACCGTGGAACGCGCGCCGCGCCACCGGGTTCCGACACCGCGCCGCCCCGAGTCGCGCAGCCGGCCGCCGCGCAACCCCGCCGACGTGGCGGCGCTGGCGGCGCGGCTGCTTTCGTCCTATGTAGAGGAAGCAACCGAGGCGCCTCTGCGACCCACGCCGATGAGCGTCGCCCGCGACGTCCGCGACCACGCGGCGCACCTCACCACCCCGCAGCGGCTGCTGCTCGTCGGCGCGGTCAGCCAGGGCACGGCGATCGAGATCTTCTACACCGACGGCGACGGCGAGTCGACGCGCCGCGTCATCGAGCCGACGGAGCTGGACGGGCCGAAGCTCTCGGCCTGGTGCCAGCTCCGCGACGACGAGCGCGTCTTCCTGCTCTCCCGGATCGAGTCGGTATCCGCCGTGGGCTAG
- a CDS encoding serine/threonine-protein kinase has protein sequence MASRRHGQRGLVAVKMLRPEAAEQPELVRCFRDEFGLLAAANHPSVVRPHRLIDTRDALAIVMDLVEGEDLRKRVRRDGPVPPAIAANIVAQVADALAYLHGVGIVHADVKPGNLVVPADGGPVRVVDFGVARRMNAAPPVSIHATPEYAAPEVVGGAAPSPTADVYALGIVLFELLCGRSPFRGGGPLQVLRRHGMCAAVPPPGLPPIVWPVIEECLAPDPAHRPDARLIAARLRGVEPALDGAPAMPALAADQITWWPRPAGAAAAVAKVTWVPLRAAPVSPASAYVGRMVSIPVAGMGSAVELGAAYGTDSPWPGANTEPVPMPVPAMAAPMPAPPKRRRRLPVVLAGAGAAAITAAAVVGTLLFVGGGSAGTTPAGPASATPPVAAVTPAPATTPSTVVPSTMDLPPGMEDWPDIGDVLPTPRRVG, from the coding sequence GTGGCGAGCCGTCGACATGGCCAACGGGGGCTGGTGGCCGTCAAGATGCTCCGTCCCGAAGCGGCCGAGCAACCCGAGCTGGTCCGGTGTTTCCGTGACGAGTTCGGGTTGCTCGCCGCCGCCAACCACCCGTCGGTCGTACGCCCGCACCGGCTCATCGACACCAGGGACGCGCTCGCGATCGTCATGGACCTGGTGGAGGGTGAAGACCTGCGCAAGCGGGTGCGCCGGGACGGACCGGTGCCGCCGGCCATCGCGGCCAACATCGTGGCGCAGGTGGCCGACGCGCTCGCCTACCTCCACGGGGTCGGCATCGTCCACGCCGACGTGAAGCCGGGCAACCTCGTCGTGCCGGCGGACGGTGGCCCGGTGCGGGTCGTGGACTTCGGTGTGGCGCGCCGGATGAATGCCGCGCCGCCCGTCTCCATTCACGCCACGCCGGAGTACGCCGCGCCGGAGGTGGTCGGCGGTGCCGCTCCGTCGCCGACCGCGGACGTGTACGCGCTGGGGATCGTCCTTTTTGAACTTCTCTGCGGCCGGAGTCCGTTCCGTGGCGGGGGTCCGCTGCAGGTGTTGCGCCGCCACGGGATGTGCGCCGCCGTACCGCCGCCGGGCCTGCCGCCGATCGTCTGGCCCGTCATCGAGGAGTGCCTCGCGCCGGATCCCGCGCACCGGCCGGACGCGCGACTCATCGCCGCCCGGCTGCGCGGGGTGGAGCCGGCCCTCGACGGCGCGCCCGCGATGCCCGCCCTCGCCGCCGACCAGATCACGTGGTGGCCGCGCCCCGCCGGTGCAGCCGCGGCGGTGGCGAAGGTGACGTGGGTCCCACTGCGGGCCGCCCCCGTCTCGCCCGCTTCGGCGTATGTGGGGCGGATGGTCTCGATTCCCGTGGCGGGCATGGGTTCCGCTGTCGAGCTCGGCGCGGCGTACGGCACCGACAGCCCGTGGCCCGGCGCCAACACCGAGCCGGTGCCGATGCCGGTGCCGGCGATGGCCGCTCCGATGCCCGCGCCACCGAAGCGTCGGCGGCGGTTGCCGGTCGTCCTCGCGGGCGCCGGGGCGGCGGCCATCACGGCGGCCGCGGTCGTGGGCACGCTTCTGTTCGTGGGTGGAGGGTCCGCCGGTACCACGCCCGCCGGCCCCGCTTCGGCCACACCGCCAGTCGCTGCGGTCACACCCGCACCGGCAACGACTCCTTCCACAGTGGTCCCATCCACGATGGACCTACCGCCCGGGATGGAAGACTGGCCAGACATCGGTGATGTGCTCCCGACCCCGCGCCGGGTAGGTTGA
- a CDS encoding PadR family transcriptional regulator has product MAETAINPTAAALLGLLHEGPMTGGQLMAAAERRLGPFWSMTRSQVYRELPALADAGYVRLGKPGPRSSQPYAITASGKRAFTRWLAESPGRDAVRNPIALRVAFGEQHSAAQLKELYAGATQYHTEALASAREQAKEVKKAGDNYGSAALEFAVAYHRAALSWLKTAPGA; this is encoded by the coding sequence ATGGCAGAAACTGCAATCAACCCCACCGCCGCAGCCCTCCTGGGGCTGCTCCACGAAGGACCGATGACTGGCGGCCAGCTGATGGCCGCGGCTGAGCGACGGCTCGGTCCGTTCTGGTCGATGACGCGCAGTCAGGTTTACCGCGAGTTGCCCGCACTGGCCGACGCCGGCTACGTCCGCCTCGGCAAGCCCGGGCCGCGGTCGAGCCAGCCGTACGCGATCACCGCTTCCGGCAAGCGCGCATTCACGCGTTGGCTCGCCGAGTCGCCGGGGCGCGACGCCGTCCGCAACCCGATCGCCCTCCGCGTCGCCTTCGGCGAGCAGCACAGCGCCGCTCAGCTGAAGGAGCTCTACGCCGGCGCGACCCAGTACCACACCGAGGCCCTCGCCTCCGCGCGCGAGCAGGCCAAGGAGGTCAAGAAGGCTGGCGACAATTACGGCTCGGCGGCACTCGAGTTTGCCGTGGCCTACCACCGGGCCGCCCTCTCGTGGCTGAAGACGGCGCCGGGAGCCTGA
- the prfB gene encoding peptide chain release factor 2, with protein MTAAEFADQLKTLDATLRNIEAVLDLDRLRQEKAELEQQASAPDLWDDQARAQQVTSKLSYVNGEIGKLEGLRRRLDDAHVLLELAEAENDPGVVAEVGTEVASLHKAIEEMEVRTLLSGEYDAREALVAIRAGAGGVDAADFAEMLLRMYLRWAERHGYPTEVYDTSYAEEAGLKSATFAVKAPYAYGTLSVEAGTHRLVRISPFDNQGRRQTSFAGVEVLPVVEQTDHIDIPENELRFDVYRSSGPGGQSVNTTDSAVRITHIPTGIVVTCQNEKSQLQNKASALRVLQARLLERKRQEEHAKMEGLKADAAGSWGDQMRSYVLHPYQMVKDLRTEEETGNPASVFDGALDEFIEAGIRWRKQQEQEREREHGSA; from the coding sequence GTGACTGCTGCCGAGTTTGCCGACCAGCTCAAGACTCTCGACGCCACCTTGCGCAACATCGAGGCCGTCCTCGACCTCGACCGGCTGCGCCAGGAGAAAGCGGAGCTTGAGCAGCAGGCGTCCGCCCCCGACCTGTGGGATGACCAGGCGCGGGCGCAGCAGGTCACTTCGAAGCTGTCGTACGTCAACGGCGAGATCGGGAAACTGGAGGGGTTGCGCCGCCGGCTCGACGACGCCCACGTGCTGCTGGAGCTGGCCGAAGCCGAAAACGACCCAGGCGTCGTCGCCGAGGTCGGCACGGAAGTGGCCAGCTTGCACAAGGCGATCGAGGAGATGGAGGTGCGCACCCTCCTCTCCGGTGAGTACGACGCACGCGAGGCCCTCGTGGCCATCCGGGCGGGTGCCGGTGGGGTTGACGCGGCCGACTTCGCCGAGATGCTGCTGCGGATGTACCTGCGGTGGGCGGAGCGGCACGGCTATCCCACCGAGGTCTACGACACGTCGTACGCGGAGGAGGCGGGCCTCAAGTCGGCCACCTTCGCGGTCAAGGCGCCGTATGCGTACGGCACGCTGAGTGTCGAGGCGGGCACCCATCGTCTGGTGCGGATCAGCCCCTTCGACAACCAGGGGCGGCGGCAGACGAGCTTCGCCGGCGTCGAGGTGCTCCCGGTGGTCGAACAAACGGACCATATCGACATTCCGGAAAACGAGCTGCGGTTCGACGTGTACCGATCGTCCGGTCCAGGTGGACAGAGCGTTAACACCACCGACTCGGCGGTGCGGATCACACACATCCCGACCGGGATCGTGGTCACCTGCCAAAACGAAAAGTCCCAGCTGCAAAACAAGGCATCCGCGCTGCGGGTGCTCCAGGCCCGCCTGCTGGAGCGCAAGCGGCAGGAGGAGCACGCCAAGATGGAGGGCCTCAAGGCCGACGCGGCTGGCTCGTGGGGCGACCAGATGAGGTCATATGTCCTGCACCCGTATCAGATGGTGAAGGATCTGCGCACCGAGGAGGAGACCGGCAACCCGGCCTCGGTCTTCGACGGTGCTCTGGACGAGTTCATCGAGGCGGGCATCCGCTGGCGCAAGCAGCAGGAGCAGGAGCGAGAGCGGGAGCACGGGTCGGCTTAG
- the ftsE gene encoding cell division ATP-binding protein FtsE: protein MIQLEHVTKTYPKASRPSLDEVSVGIEKGEFVFFIGPSGSGKSTIIKLLLHEITPNQGRVVVNGRDVTSMRSWKIPHFRRSIGCVFQDFRLLPNRTAYENVAFALEVIGKTKAVARRVVPEVLELVGLGGKEHRYPHELSGGEQQRVAVARAFVNRPLILLADEPTGNLDPDTSIEIMRLLDRINRTGTTVVMVTHDSNIVNQMRRRVVEIESGRIVRDQARGVYG, encoded by the coding sequence GTGATTCAGCTCGAGCACGTCACGAAGACGTACCCGAAGGCATCCCGCCCGTCCCTGGACGAGGTGTCGGTCGGGATCGAGAAGGGCGAGTTCGTCTTCTTCATCGGTCCCTCCGGCTCTGGCAAGTCCACGATCATCAAGCTGCTGCTGCACGAGATCACGCCCAACCAGGGGCGGGTCGTCGTCAACGGCCGGGACGTCACGTCGATGCGTTCCTGGAAGATCCCCCACTTCCGGCGCTCGATCGGCTGCGTCTTCCAGGACTTCCGCCTGCTGCCCAACCGCACGGCGTATGAAAACGTCGCGTTCGCGCTCGAGGTGATCGGGAAGACCAAGGCGGTGGCTCGTCGGGTGGTGCCCGAGGTGCTGGAGCTCGTCGGACTCGGCGGCAAGGAGCACCGGTACCCGCACGAGCTCTCCGGCGGTGAGCAGCAGCGGGTGGCGGTGGCGCGGGCCTTCGTCAACCGGCCGCTGATCCTGCTGGCCGATGAGCCCACCGGAAACCTGGACCCCGACACGTCGATCGAGATCATGCGGCTGCTGGACCGGATCAACCGGACCGGCACGACGGTCGTGATGGTCACCCACGACTCCAACATCGTCAACCAGATGCGGCGCCGGGTCGTTGAGATCGAGAGTGGCCGGATCGTCCGCGACCAGGCGCGCGGCGTCTACGGCTAG
- the ftsX gene encoding permease-like cell division protein FtsX encodes MQRAKYVLSEVMVGLWRNVTMTIAMIITMAVSLAMLGASGLMYLQVNSMKDFYYDQIEVAIFLNNDVTDQQRSDLNSALKSDPDVAEVIYESKEQAHEKFKTMYADAPDLVNAVKPGQLPESFRVRLKNPEEFQKINDKYKNNEGVETIVDQQRLLDKIFNILGSVQNMALLAASVMAIAALLLVGNTIQVAAYSKRREVAVMKLVGASNWFIQAPFVLEAVVAGVIGSIIAFIGLVLGKWFLLDGSLRDLTELLTPLSWSDVLLMFPVMAGAGALVSAVTAWVTLRFYLRV; translated from the coding sequence ATGCAGCGCGCTAAGTACGTCCTGTCCGAGGTCATGGTCGGGCTGTGGCGCAACGTGACCATGACGATCGCCATGATCATTACGATGGCGGTCTCGTTGGCCATGCTGGGTGCCAGTGGTCTCATGTACCTCCAGGTCAACAGCATGAAGGACTTCTACTACGACCAGATCGAAGTAGCGATCTTCCTCAACAACGACGTCACTGACCAGCAGCGCAGCGATCTGAACAGTGCGCTGAAGTCCGACCCGGACGTGGCCGAGGTGATCTACGAGTCCAAGGAACAGGCGCACGAGAAGTTCAAGACCATGTATGCGGACGCGCCGGACCTGGTAAACGCCGTCAAGCCGGGCCAGCTGCCCGAGTCCTTCCGGGTGCGCCTGAAAAATCCTGAGGAGTTCCAGAAGATCAACGACAAGTACAAGAACAACGAGGGTGTCGAGACGATCGTCGACCAGCAGCGGCTGCTCGACAAGATCTTCAACATCCTCGGGTCCGTCCAGAACATGGCACTGCTTGCCGCGTCGGTCATGGCCATCGCGGCGCTGCTCCTGGTCGGCAACACGATCCAAGTCGCCGCGTACAGCAAACGGCGTGAGGTCGCCGTCATGAAGCTTGTCGGCGCCTCGAACTGGTTCATACAGGCACCATTCGTGCTCGAGGCGGTGGTTGCCGGCGTGATCGGCTCGATCATCGCGTTCATCGGGCTGGTGCTGGGCAAGTGGTTCCTGCTAGACGGCTCGCTACGCGACCTCACCGAGCTGCTGACGCCATTGAGCTGGAGCGACGTGCTGCTCATGTTCCCGGTGATGGCCGGTGCCGGCGCTCTGGTCAGCGCGGTCACGGCGTGGGTCACGCTCCGTTTCTACCTGCGCGTCTAG